Below is a window of Syngnathus acus chromosome 8, fSynAcu1.2, whole genome shotgun sequence DNA.
TAAGACCACCCAGGCCAGGCCTGTTGAAGATGGACTGTTTGACTTGGCCCGCcgattcatcatcatcatctccatagccAAGCTCTCCTTCATCTTGAAGCATCCTCTCGTCCCGCTCGTCGAAGATGTCCAAAAACTCAGCATTCTCCGACGCTGCATCTTCCTGCTTGAGGAAAATGACGTTGGCGTCTCTCTGCAGAGTGCCCGTGTCTTTCTTCCCGAGCTTCTTTTGCAGTGTGCCTTTCAACCTGGCTGACAGCGAGCCGGATTTGTCGGAGGCGATGAACTTGGAGAAGTGCTCATCGACGCCGGTTGCGGCGCCCACGCTCGACGAGGCCAACGTGTCGCCGCCCTCTGAAGCGGAGCCGGCACCGTCCACCCCGCGGTACATCTTATCCATCTTGCTTTGGTGTCGCCTCTTCACCTTCTCGCAAATTTTCACCCGTTTCTCCGCTTCCCTGGCAGCCTCTTTCTTTAGCCTGGCGACTCTCTTTGGATTCTGGTTGGTCTGCTGGGAGGCGGCGGCGTCCAGGAAGCGCACGCACTCCATGCGATCCCGCGAAGCGGCCACGTCCATTGCCGTATGCTGCTCGTTGTCCAGCGCAAACAGGTTAGCGTCAAAACTGACGAGGAAGCTGAGGATGTGCATGTGGCCGTTGGCAGCGGCGTGGTGCAGTGGCGTGTTTCCCCAGATGTCACTTCTGTTGGGGTCTCCCCTGTAACACACAAATAGGATGACATCATCTTATCCAAATTATAGAGCTAGAAGTCAGTAAATGGGCGATCTGCTTTGATGAGGAAACTTGTCGTTTCAATAACTTGTTTATTGTGAaactttcagaaaaaaaaacagccattttttttccttcaacagACTGCAAATGTTAGAAAATGCGCTTTTTGCATCGATAAGACAAACATAATCAGCCCATGATTGAACGCAGACAAGAGTAATTGGTAAGCCATTAAGATGTAAAGTCCTCTACAGGCGCGCCTCGGTGTTCCAGCAATAAAAATCATTACAGCAGCAACTGTCGTGCGTGTCCTGAACATTGCGTCGATTGTTCACGGCCACGTTACAGAAACGAGCCTCGCCAGCATCCTGTGAGAAGATTGTCAGCGAGAATGACGTGCGAGTTAGTGAGCAGGCTCTTTTGTGGTGTCTAATGAGGGCTGGAGATGGCACGGTGGATAaagctttcttttgttttgcgagacattttttttccttgctaAAACATTTGGCTCGGCCTGACAGGAAGTCGCTAcaaaagtggaacaaaattttaGATAAAAAGAGAAGGcactttttttgaataacaaCATACTTTGTTATTCAAAACAAGTAATAGACACGTGTCTATCACTATttattaaaagattaaagattgaagtcccaatgatcgtcacacacacacctgggtgtggtgaaatttgtcctctgcatttaacccatccccgtgtgattttaatccatcccctgggggagaggggagcagtgagcagcagcggtgccgcgctcgggaatcagttggtgatctaaccccccaattccaacccttaatgctgagtgccaagcagggaggcaatgggtcccatttttatagtctttggtatgacccggccggggtttgaacccacaaccttccagtctcagggcggacactctaccactaggccactgagctggtcaatTAATTTATATCAATTAAAATACTCGAATTGTATTTTGTGAAAGATAAGCTGAGATATTATATTAAGGTCATCTCACCAGGTTGTATCAGGAAAGGATGAAATGAGATCAGCTTAGAAGTCCACTTGGTTTATAGGCTATATTATCATCCAAACCCATCCACTGTTCATTTTTTCGATAAAGCGCACATTCAATACCGAATGATTCTCACCCTCTGCTGCATATGAGCTGAAGCGCATCCACATGCCCGTGAAAAGCAGCCAGCAGGGTGGGCGTCATGCCGTCTTCGTCCGGAGAGTTCAGGTCCTTTCTGGTGGCCTCCTTCAGAAGGTCCAGGTAACCGTCAATGGCCGCCTTGTGGTACCTAGACATGGCGGTCTTTTTCCAGGATTCGAAAGGGAGAGCACAAACAAATTCTTCACCTCCGTCAAGAGCGCAAAGTCTTCAGACCAAGTGAACTCGTGCAGGGCGTCGACGTCAACAGCTCAGAGCCATAAAACAATGGCAAAGTCCAGGTCCATTGCTGCACCTCATCCATCTCCTCCTGCACAATCGCAAACCTCCCACTATGTGATAATGAGTCTGGCCTTCTTTACTGATTCCGTCCTACAATACTCTTATATGTCAATCCGTGGTTAATGATAGCCACCACACCTAAAATCGgtcaattaaaatgtgtccatttcccccccccccattataCTTCTTAAAAATGTACTGTAACGTCGGATACGGATATATGTCCCGGCCCCTTAGATGGCGCTCGTGAGGAATTCTGTCTTGTGCGCGCCACGAAGAAGGAATGCGGAAGCAAAAATGAATGGGGAGGGAAGTTGTCAGTTATCAACGATCTTTTTGTCGGATAGTTTGACATCTCCGCATGAATGATTGACAACTGACACCTATTTACTATAAGCGAGCCGGACAGTTAACACTCGAAGTTCTTGCAGGACCAACCGTGTGCTGTGACCGAGAAAAGGCTGTCAACATGTCCGCCAATGGAAGCTCACCGGTCGGTCTGCTCTCTTACGAGACTCTGGTCCACGCTGTGGCAGGGGCAATGGTGAGTGGAAGAAAGAGAAGTGCCATAACAAGACACGGCGTGGTGTGTCTTGTGTGCGTTGTGCGTAATACGCACAACGGTGATATTACGCACTTTACGCGGTGTGCGTAATATCACCGGTTTCTGCTCATTGTGAATCTCGGTTAGtaattttatttgtcttttcaggGCAGCGTGACAGCAATGActacttttttccctttggaCACAGCTAAAAGTCGGCTTCAGGGTGAGTTCCTCCCTGAAAAAAGCACAAGTGGCCTGATTTTTTAGATACAAGCTGTTgtttggatgtttttcttttttgactcGCCAGCAAAAATTCGAGATAAGATTGCTGTTTGACGACAGTGAGGTCAACTCGCTTTATAAGAAGCAGCAGCTTCAACATCAAAGTGGCTTCAAGTTATTGAGTGCCACTCCTAACTGAAATTTACAAagtttaaaattaattaaattacaagTTGTGTCTTTAAAACAACCCGGGagctttgtgtcatttttgttgttgttgttgttttttagttGATGAGAGCAGAAATTCCAAATCCACGCCAGTCATCCTGGCCGAGATAGCGCAGGAAGAAGGCGTGTGAGTATGCCGATGGATTGGAGCCGCTCGAGTGATGCGCGCAAGTGACTCGACGCTCTCCGTCATGACGCGTCCGTGCAGGCTGGCTTTGTACAGAGGCTGGTTCCCGGTTATCTCCAGCCTCTGCTGCTCCAACTTTGTCTACTTCTATACCTTCAACACACTGAAGAGGCTGACGGCCTCAGGGCCGCAGCAGTCCAGACTGGGCAAAGACCTGCTCGTGGGCATCGTATCAGGTGAATCTCATGCCGCTCCGTGACGCTCGCTGGGAAATGTTCTCGAGTGGATTTGTTCCACTTGTCGCCCCCCTAATCGTGCAACCCGGTTGCTTGTGTTGCTCATGAAGGGGCGGTGAATGTGATCCTAACTACGCCTATGTGGGTGGTCAACACTCGTCTGAAGCTACAGGGGGCCAAATTCAGAAACGAGGACCTTCATCAGACGCACTACAAGGGCATGTTTGGTGCGTGCGTAGCTGCCCCCATCTTGTGTGGGGCGGAGGTGTTGCTTACCTCTTTGTGGCTTTCATTCTCTAGATGCCTTCTCCCAGATCATAGGGAACGAGGGGGTGCCCACGCTGTGGAACGGCATGCTGCCCTCTCTTATCCTTGTCCTAAACCCGGCTGTGCAGTTCATGTTCTACGAGTCCATGAAGAGGAAGGCAGGCAAAGGGGGCAGGAAGGTGAGCGGACACGCTACACCATCCAATGTGATAGACTTTGTGGGAAAATGCCCAAGATCCTCAGCCATAAACAAAGCGGAAAGACCACTAGAGAGCTGACCCTCTTGTCACATCTTCAAACGATCTGCTCAAAAGACTTTCGTGCATGGCTGTGCTACAAAACAGGAAAAGGCTAATTGGCTCTTCCACAGATCTCATCTGGTGAGATTTTCCTCATGGGAGCTGTTGCCAAAGCCATCGCAACCACCGTCACGTATCCACTGCAGACCGTCCAAGCTATACTCAGGGTAACTGCTGCATCGTGTAGAAAATTGATTTCTTTGTTGCATATAAATGCTAATTACAAAAAATGTGAGCTGAGCACGAGGCTTTACTAAGGAATGGGCATCAGTCGTGTAGGATGTTGTGGATTGGTCGGTCGTGAGCTTAATGAATGTATTGATTAATTGAGTCTGAGGCAAAAGGGACCGCACGACTCGGTTGCATTCACTCGCCTCTAGTTTGCAATCCGAGGAGGAACTTGCCTGACGCTGGCTATGGCACGTGTTTGATCCAGGAAACATTAACTGCCCCTCTACATTGACAAAATGTTCCCTAAATTGCGTTCTTGCACATTTGTCAATCATTTCCCCACAGGAAATGTGACTTCATCCCTCTGGAACCACGgtagatttttttcttgcattttGTGGCATCTCTTCATCAAACATGGAGATGTGTCCTGTAGTGGCAAAATTTCTTTCGTGGTTGCTTTCCGACCAAGGTTTGACAGAGTTTGTTTCCTGCGTTTCAAGATAATTTGCTCGAATTTACATGTCGATACAACACATAAGCAGGTTCAAATGATAAGGCAAAATGCACTTGATTATACAACCTAGTCTAAACCGTTACTAAACATTCCTCTGCCCTAtttaaccacaaaaaaaatcttaatcaCTTTCTAATAAATTGGTTATAACACGTCCGTCTTTCCGGCTGAACTGAGCGTGTGTCGTCTTTTCAGTTTGGCCAGTACAAAGGCGATGGCAAGGGCGGCCTGATGGCAAGTCTGGCAAACATCTTCTCCTTGTTGATGGAACGAATTCGGTAAGCGCCGCCCGTTCTCAAGCTGCACCGTCGACCGCCAAGCGTTTGTAGTCAGAATTTAGATTTCTGGTCGGTCGGCTGGGTCGGCCATCCGTCCGTTGCTAAACCCTTGTTGCGTTTGTGACAGGAAGCGTGGCCTTCTGGGGCTCTACAAAGGCCTGGAGGCCAAGCTGCTTCAGACGGTGCTGACGGCTGCCCTCATGTTTGTGGTGTACGAGAAGATCACTGCCGCCACCTTCAAAATGATGGGCCTGCACAGGAAGCTCACGCACTGAGCGGCTCGTCGCTCGCGCTCCCAATCCCTATTGGAGAGGTGAAGGAGATCAGTCAGATCAAATGCTCCATTTGGTGGACTTCGTAACGTGAACTTTGGTTAAACCGACTAATGAGATGAAATGACTCACGGCAAATGATGAAAAGTGGTTTTTGGGGTTGTTGACTTTTGAATGGAAAGTCCTCATGACTGTCAGTCAGTGACATGACACGGGCTCCTATCACTTGTTtacatgatgaaaaaaaaaaaccacttgGATTTATATTTCCAGTCTTTTTTTAC
It encodes the following:
- the anks4b gene encoding ankyrin repeat and SAM domain-containing protein 4B isoform X2 is translated as MHILSFLVSFDANLFALDNEQHTAMDVAASRDRMECVRFLDAAASQQTNQNPKRVARLKKEAAREAEKRVKICEKVKRRHQSKMDKMYRGVDGAGSASEGGDTLASSSVGAATGVDEHFSKFIASDKSGSLSARLKGTLQKKLGKKDTGTLQRDANVIFLKQEDAASENAEFLDIFDERDERMLQDEGELGYGDDDDESAGQVKQSIFNRPGLGGLIFMKRMSLDTDDVAGGNNENLGYLVENDKIEGEEDLSGFEGNADTEVPWEQDDLGLDEEEEETSPLDAFLSSVSLPEFALAFTREHLDLEALMLCSDQDLKGIRIQLGPRKKILEAVARRKNALARPGALGDSGL
- the LOC119126139 gene encoding peroxisomal membrane protein PMP34 isoform X1; translation: MSANGSSPVGLLSYETLVHAVAGAMGSVTAMTTFFPLDTAKSRLQVDESRNSKSTPVILAEIAQEEGVLALYRGWFPVISSLCCSNFVYFYTFNTLKRLTASGPQQSRLGKDLLVGIVSGAVNVILTTPMWVVNTRLKLQGAKFRNEDLHQTHYKGMFDAFSQIIGNEGVPTLWNGMLPSLILVLNPAVQFMFYESMKRKAGKGGRKISSGEIFLMGAVAKAIATTVTYPLQTVQAILRFGQYKGDGKGGLMASLANIFSLLMERIRKRGLLGLYKGLEAKLLQTVLTAALMFVVYEKITAATFKMMGLHRKLTH
- the anks4b gene encoding ankyrin repeat and SAM domain-containing protein 4B isoform X1 — translated: MSRYHKAAIDGYLDLLKEATRKDLNSPDEDGMTPTLLAAFHGHVDALQLICSRGGDPNRSDIWGNTPLHHAAANGHMHILSFLVSFDANLFALDNEQHTAMDVAASRDRMECVRFLDAAASQQTNQNPKRVARLKKEAAREAEKRVKICEKVKRRHQSKMDKMYRGVDGAGSASEGGDTLASSSVGAATGVDEHFSKFIASDKSGSLSARLKGTLQKKLGKKDTGTLQRDANVIFLKQEDAASENAEFLDIFDERDERMLQDEGELGYGDDDDESAGQVKQSIFNRPGLGGLIFMKRMSLDTDDVAGGNNENLGYLVENDKIEGEEDLSGFEGNADTEVPWEQDDLGLDEEEEETSPLDAFLSSVSLPEFALAFTREHLDLEALMLCSDQDLKGIRIQLGPRKKILEAVARRKNALARPGALGDSGL
- the LOC119126139 gene encoding peroxisomal membrane protein PMP34 isoform X2, whose product is MSANGSSPVGLLSYETLVHAVAGAMGSVTAMTTFFPLDTAKSRLQVDESRNSKSTPVILAEIAQEEGVLALYRGWFPVISSLCCSNFVYFYTFNTLKRLTASGPQQSRLGKDLLVGIVSGAVNVILTTPMWVVNTRLKLQGAKFRNEDLHQTHYKGMFDAFSQIIGNEGVPTLWNGMLPSLILVLNPAVQFMFYESMKRKAGKGGRKISSGEIFLMGAVAKAIATTVTYPLQTVQAILRFGQYKGKGGLMGSLANIFSLLMERIRKRGLLGLYKGLEAKLLQTVLTAALMFVVYEKITAATFKMMGLHRKLTH